The sequence CTGTCGGTCTCACTCGGCTCATCCTCCGGGCGAGCCGGTCTATACCCACCCGAACCGGTGGAGCTGGAACGCCCAGCTTGCGACGCCCAGCACCGCGGCCACCCAGAGGGCTTGTCGGCGACGCGACGGCGGCCATTGCGCCGCGGCCGGTGCCCACCCGAGCGCCCTTGCGACCATCAGCACGGCCATGACCAGGGTGAACCCGGCCAGCAGGAGGGCGAACGGGTTGGCCGCCACGGCCGCTCCGAAGTCGCCGGAGGCCAGGCCGGTGGCGGCGGTGGTCATCCCGCACAGCGGGCACGGGATGCCGGCGAGCGTCCGCAGCGGGCAGGGGAGCCACAGCCCTTGCCCGCCGAGCGCCGCCTGGTAGGTCGCCGCGGCCCCGGCGGCGACCATGCCGGCGACCCCGAGCTGCTCGGGCACCGACGACGGTCGCCAGGCCCCCGCCGGATTCCGGGTGCTCATTCCGCGGTCCAGCTCCCTCCGCCTGGGGCGTGCTGCGTCCGTTCTTGCAGGCTGGCGCAGTGAACCATATGCGCAGGAGTGGTTCAATCCCGTCAGCGGGCCGGCCCCAGCTGGGTTGCCGGCACCGGCCCCCGATGGCAGCATCCGCCGTGCCGAGAACCAGGCGCCGAGATCCGGGGAGGCCGTGGCGGACAGCAAGCGGGTGGTCGTGCTCGTGTCCGGCCACGGCTCCAACCTCCAGGCGCTGCTGGACGCGGCCGCCGATCCCGGCTCGGGGATGGCGGTCGTCCTGGTCGGCGCCGACCGGCCCGGCGCCTACGGGCTGGAGCGGGCCCGCCGCGCCGGGGTCGACACCGCCGTGGTCCGGCCCGCCGACCACCCCGACCGCGCCGCCTTCGACCTGGCCCTGCGCGACCTGGTGGCCGCCGCCCGGCCGGACGTCGTCTGCCTCGCCGGGTTCATGCGCATCCTCGGGCCGGCGTTCGTGCGTGCCTTCCCCGACCGCATCCTCAACACCCACCCGAGCCTGCTGCCGGCCTTCCGGGGCGCCCACGCCGTCCGCGACGCCCTCGCCTACGGGGTCAAGGTCACCGGCTGCACCGTCCACCTGGTCGACGAGGAGGTCGACCACGGCCCGGTGCTGTTCCAGGCGGCGGTGCCGGTCGAGCCCGGCGACGACGAGGACCGCCTGCACGAGCGGATCAAGCGGGAGGAGCACCGGCTCCTGCCGCTGGCCGTCCGGCTGGTCGCCGAGGGCCGCGTCCGGGTCGAGGGCCGCCGCGCCCGCGTCGTCGAGCCGGAGGAGGTGGCGCGATGAGCCAGCCGGAGCGCCTGCCGATCCGCCGCGCCCTGGTCAGCGTCTTCCACAAGGAGGGGCTGGACCGGCTCGCCGCCGCCCTGGCCGCCGCCCGGGTCGAGGTCGTCTCCACCGGCTCGACCGCGGCCGCCCTCGAGGGCCACGGCCTCCGCGTCACCCGGGTCGAGGAGCTGACCGGGTTCCCGGAGCTGCTCGACGGCCGGGTCAAGACCCTCCACCCGAGGGTCCACGCCGGCCTCCTCGCCGACCGCGGCAGGCCCGCCCACCAGGCCGAGCTGGAGGCCGCCGGCATCGCCCCCTTCGACCTCGTGGTCGTCAACCTCTACCCGTTCGAGGAAACCGTCGCCGACCCCGACGCCGACCCCGCCCTGGCGGTGGAGCGCATCGACGTCGGCGGCCCGGCCATGATCCGGGCGGCGGCCAAGAACCACGCCTGGGTCGCCGTCGTCTGCGACCCCGGCGACTACCCCCTGGTCGGATCCGCCCTCGCCGCCGGCGGCACCACCCTCCAGGAGCGCCGCACCCTGGCCGCCCGGGCGTTCGCCCGGACCGCCGCCTACGACACGGCCGTGGCTGGCTGGATGGGTCAGACGGCCGGCGGGTTCCCGGAACGGCTGGCCGTCGGGGCGCGGCTGCGCCAGGTCCTGCGGTACGGGGAGAACCCGCACCAGGGGGCGGCCTTCTACGCCAGCGACGGGCCCGACGGCCCCTGGGGGCTGGGGGCGGCCGTCCAGGTGGCGGGCAAGGAGCTGTCCTACAACAACCTGCTCGACGCCGACGCCGCCCTGGCCCTGGCCGCCGAGCACGGGGAGCGCCCGTTCGCGACCATCGTCAAGCACACCAACCCGTGCGGGGCGGCGTTCGGGACGACCCTCGAGGAGGCG comes from Actinomycetota bacterium and encodes:
- a CDS encoding DUF2752 domain-containing protein produces the protein MSTRNPAGAWRPSSVPEQLGVAGMVAAGAAATYQAALGGQGLWLPCPLRTLAGIPCPLCGMTTAATGLASGDFGAAVAANPFALLLAGFTLVMAVLMVARALGWAPAAAQWPPSRRRQALWVAAVLGVASWAFQLHRFGWV
- the purN gene encoding phosphoribosylglycinamide formyltransferase; its protein translation is MADSKRVVVLVSGHGSNLQALLDAAADPGSGMAVVLVGADRPGAYGLERARRAGVDTAVVRPADHPDRAAFDLALRDLVAAARPDVVCLAGFMRILGPAFVRAFPDRILNTHPSLLPAFRGAHAVRDALAYGVKVTGCTVHLVDEEVDHGPVLFQAAVPVEPGDDEDRLHERIKREEHRLLPLAVRLVAEGRVRVEGRRARVVEPEEVAR
- the purH gene encoding bifunctional phosphoribosylaminoimidazolecarboxamide formyltransferase/IMP cyclohydrolase gives rise to the protein MSQPERLPIRRALVSVFHKEGLDRLAAALAAARVEVVSTGSTAAALEGHGLRVTRVEELTGFPELLDGRVKTLHPRVHAGLLADRGRPAHQAELEAAGIAPFDLVVVNLYPFEETVADPDADPALAVERIDVGGPAMIRAAAKNHAWVAVVCDPGDYPLVGSALAAGGTTLQERRTLAARAFARTAAYDTAVAGWMGQTAGGFPERLAVGARLRQVLRYGENPHQGAAFYASDGPDGPWGLGAAVQVAGKELSYNNLLDADAALALAAEHGERPFATIVKHTNPCGAAFGTTLEEAYAGALDGDPVSAFGGVVGLSRPLDAATAKRVAAIFTEVVVAPGFDEEALAVLAAKPSLRLVQVDLARPARGLAVRSVAGGLLAQEPDPGADDPAGWALQAGDPPGPELLADLALAWSVAG